In Rhizobium sp. ARZ01, a genomic segment contains:
- a CDS encoding trimethylamine methyltransferase family protein, with product MGDVVNLDLHLGKQASEAPTGHRRRSGGRSLERQRKSPGGSKYLNLTNSTARSTVLSEDALEAIHQASLTILEEVGMDIILPEARERMKEAGADVTPGTDRVRFDRGLIMHMMASVPPEFTMHARNPLRNVEIGGNNLAFAQVASAPFVTDREGGRRAGNREDFRKLVKLAQCYDIIHTTGGYPVEPVDIDASIRHLDCLSDLVKLTDKVFHVYALDRQRTIDGIEIARIGRGITMEQMEREPSAFTNINTSSPLRLDGPMLQGIIEMSSRNQVVVVTPFTLAGATAPVTIAGALVQQNAEALCGIAFTQMVRKGSPVMYGGFTSNVDMRTGVPAFGTPEYMRAAIAGGQLARKYNMPYRSSNTSASNALDAQAAYEAAFSLWALTQGGGNFIMHAAGWSEGGLTASFEKFILDVDMLQMVAEFLTPLDVSTEALALDVIRETGPGGHYFVTPHTLVRCETAFYSPILSDRRNYEAWSEAGRPTTFDHASRVFKEKLNTYERPPLDSAIEEELDAFVAKRRSECSPQSDS from the coding sequence ATGGGTGACGTTGTAAATCTGGATCTGCACCTTGGAAAGCAAGCCTCCGAGGCACCCACAGGGCACCGCAGGCGGTCCGGCGGACGTTCCCTCGAACGTCAACGCAAATCCCCGGGCGGCTCCAAGTATCTGAACCTCACCAATTCTACGGCACGATCGACAGTCCTTTCCGAGGACGCCCTGGAGGCGATCCATCAAGCTTCGTTGACCATCCTTGAAGAAGTCGGCATGGACATCATCCTGCCGGAGGCGCGCGAACGGATGAAGGAAGCTGGTGCCGATGTGACGCCCGGCACCGACCGCGTTCGCTTCGATCGCGGGCTGATCATGCATATGATGGCGTCGGTTCCGCCTGAATTCACGATGCATGCGCGCAATCCGCTGCGCAATGTCGAGATCGGCGGCAACAACCTCGCCTTTGCGCAGGTCGCCTCCGCCCCTTTCGTCACCGATCGCGAAGGCGGAAGGCGTGCAGGCAACCGTGAGGACTTTCGCAAGCTGGTCAAGCTCGCCCAGTGCTACGACATCATCCACACCACCGGTGGCTATCCGGTCGAGCCGGTCGATATCGACGCATCGATCCGACACCTGGATTGCCTGTCCGACCTGGTAAAGCTCACGGACAAGGTGTTCCACGTCTACGCGCTGGACCGCCAGCGCACAATCGACGGCATAGAGATCGCCCGCATCGGACGCGGCATCACGATGGAGCAGATGGAGCGCGAACCATCGGCCTTCACCAACATCAACACCTCTTCGCCCTTGCGTCTCGACGGGCCGATGCTGCAGGGCATCATCGAGATGTCTTCGCGCAACCAGGTCGTCGTCGTTACACCGTTCACACTTGCCGGTGCGACTGCCCCGGTGACGATCGCCGGCGCGCTTGTCCAACAAAACGCCGAGGCACTGTGCGGCATCGCCTTCACACAGATGGTTCGGAAGGGCTCGCCCGTGATGTATGGCGGCTTTACGTCCAATGTGGACATGAGGACCGGAGTTCCGGCGTTTGGCACACCGGAATACATGCGGGCTGCAATCGCCGGCGGCCAGCTGGCCCGCAAGTACAACATGCCCTATCGCAGTTCCAACACCAGCGCCTCCAACGCGCTGGACGCGCAGGCTGCCTACGAGGCGGCCTTCTCGCTCTGGGCCCTGACGCAGGGGGGCGGGAACTTCATCATGCACGCGGCAGGGTGGAGCGAAGGAGGGCTCACCGCATCGTTCGAGAAGTTCATCCTCGACGTCGACATGCTGCAGATGGTGGCAGAGTTCCTGACGCCACTCGATGTCAGCACCGAGGCACTCGCCCTTGACGTCATTCGTGAGACCGGTCCCGGCGGCCATTACTTCGTCACGCCACACACGCTCGTTCGCTGCGAGACCGCCTTCTATTCGCCGATTCTTTCCGATCGGCGCAACTACGAGGCCTGGTCTGAGGCCGGCCGGCCGACGACATTTGATCATGCCAGCCGCGTGTTCAAGGAAAAGCTGAATACCTACGAGCGGCCACCGCTCGATTCGGCAATCGAGGAGGAACTCGACGCCTTCGTCGCCAAGCGCAGGTCCGAATGCAGCCCGCAGTCGGACTCATAG
- a CDS encoding c-type cytochrome, which produces MRTRQAFVLSILFLCPFTPAKAETPVERGKYLVQFGGCNDCHSPGYFFGKTTPETYLSGSDVGFQLPDGTFVGPNLTPDDETGLGKWSEAEIITALQTGVRPDGRVLAPIMPWHAFAKLTKDDVAAVAAFLKSLKPVRHKVPGPLGAGEKAPFPVMTIIVPDAK; this is translated from the coding sequence ATGCGGACGCGTCAAGCCTTTGTTCTATCCATCTTGTTTCTCTGTCCCTTCACTCCGGCAAAGGCCGAAACGCCGGTCGAGCGGGGCAAGTATCTGGTGCAGTTCGGCGGCTGCAACGATTGTCATTCGCCGGGATATTTCTTCGGCAAGACGACTCCCGAGACTTATCTTTCTGGCTCCGATGTCGGTTTCCAGTTACCTGATGGAACCTTTGTTGGTCCCAACCTCACGCCGGATGACGAGACAGGACTTGGAAAATGGTCGGAGGCCGAAATCATCACCGCGCTGCAAACGGGTGTCCGGCCGGATGGTCGCGTGCTCGCCCCAATCATGCCCTGGCATGCCTTTGCCAAACTGACGAAGGACGATGTCGCAGCAGTCGCCGCCTTTCTGAAATCACTGAAACCGGTTCGCCACAAAGTTCCGGGTCCGCTTGGCGCCGGTGAGAAAGCTCCCTTCCCGGTGATGACGATCATCGTCCCGGACGCCAAATGA
- a CDS encoding host attachment protein yields the protein MTNTWILAADGNQARLLKGINFLKDGQKSPEQEIFRSEPKRAQDIMSDKPGRSCASHGPGRAAMEYTSDPVRDEQERFTAEVAEKLECYADAGAFDRLIVCAAPQTLGALRSMLGAKSREKTTAEIDKDFTNLPTEKLVSSVRSIMFE from the coding sequence ATGACAAACACTTGGATTCTCGCTGCCGATGGTAATCAGGCCCGCCTCTTGAAGGGCATCAACTTTCTCAAGGACGGGCAAAAGAGCCCGGAGCAGGAGATCTTCCGGAGCGAGCCGAAAAGGGCGCAGGACATCATGAGCGACAAGCCCGGACGCAGTTGTGCCTCGCACGGGCCGGGGCGCGCGGCCATGGAGTACACGAGCGATCCGGTACGCGATGAACAGGAGCGGTTCACCGCTGAAGTGGCGGAAAAGCTGGAGTGCTATGCCGATGCCGGCGCCTTTGATCGTTTGATCGTCTGCGCTGCGCCCCAGACACTCGGTGCCCTGCGCTCGATGCTGGGCGCCAAGTCGCGTGAAAAGACAACTGCGGAGATCGACAAGGACTTCACGAATCTGCCCACCGAGAAGCTGGTTTCTTCGGTGCGTTCAATCATGTTCGAGTAG
- a CDS encoding DEAD/DEAH box helicase — translation MTTFHDLGLSKNVLASLEALGFDKPTPIQEKAIPLVLAGNDLIGLAQTGTGKTAAFGLPMIERLLAEGRRPDPRNIRALVLAPTRELVNQIADNLRDFVKKTPLRVVTVVGGASINKQSQMLERGTDILVATPGRLLDLVARKAVTLTQGRYLVLDEADQMLDLGFIHDLRKISRLVPKNRQTLLFSATMPKLIAELAGEYLTNPMKVEVTPPGKAADKVEQYVHFVPGKDQKTQILKQSLTDNPDGLSLIFSRTKHGAEKLMKHLDHVGFKAASIHGNKSQGQRERALKAFRDGEIRVLVATDVAARGIDIPGVTHVYNYDLPEVPDAYVHRIGRTARNGRDGIAIAFCAPDDIRLLRDIERLMGISIAVASGEAPADIAGPGGKSRKGRGNGGQRNGGQRPQRPQGQGARGAQGQRPAAGRTDGEIVDRGFSDRPQKRQERRQDATANEGAPNRHAPGRPAQKHGDPRNRNHGGGRNGQNNGGRNGQSRKPNGQRREQA, via the coding sequence TTGACTACTTTTCACGACCTCGGTCTGTCGAAGAATGTTCTTGCTTCCCTCGAGGCGCTCGGCTTCGACAAGCCGACCCCTATCCAGGAAAAGGCGATCCCGCTGGTGCTCGCCGGCAACGACCTGATCGGTCTCGCCCAGACCGGCACCGGCAAGACAGCCGCCTTTGGGTTGCCGATGATCGAGCGGCTGCTGGCCGAAGGCCGTCGCCCCGATCCGCGCAACATTCGTGCACTCGTACTCGCCCCGACCCGCGAACTCGTAAACCAGATTGCCGACAACCTGCGCGACTTCGTCAAGAAGACGCCGCTCCGCGTCGTAACCGTCGTTGGCGGAGCATCGATCAACAAACAGTCGCAGATGCTGGAGCGCGGCACCGACATCCTCGTCGCCACGCCCGGCCGCCTGCTCGACCTCGTCGCCCGCAAGGCGGTGACGCTGACGCAGGGCCGCTACCTCGTCCTCGACGAAGCCGACCAGATGCTCGACCTCGGCTTCATCCACGACCTGCGCAAGATCTCCAGGCTCGTGCCGAAGAACCGGCAGACGCTGCTGTTCTCCGCCACCATGCCGAAACTGATCGCCGAGCTTGCCGGCGAGTACCTGACCAACCCGATGAAGGTTGAGGTAACGCCGCCCGGCAAGGCTGCCGACAAGGTGGAGCAGTACGTCCACTTCGTTCCCGGCAAGGACCAGAAGACCCAGATCCTCAAGCAGTCGCTCACCGATAACCCGGACGGCCTGTCGCTGATCTTCTCACGCACCAAGCACGGCGCCGAGAAGCTGATGAAGCATCTGGACCACGTCGGCTTCAAGGCTGCCTCGATCCACGGCAACAAGAGCCAGGGTCAGCGCGAGCGGGCACTCAAGGCATTCCGGGACGGCGAGATCCGCGTCCTGGTCGCAACCGACGTTGCCGCCCGCGGCATCGACATTCCGGGCGTCACCCACGTCTACAACTACGACCTTCCGGAAGTGCCGGACGCCTATGTGCACCGCATCGGCCGCACCGCCCGCAACGGCCGCGACGGTATCGCGATCGCGTTTTGCGCGCCAGACGACATTCGCCTGCTGCGCGATATCGAGAGGCTGATGGGCATCTCGATTGCCGTAGCCAGTGGTGAGGCGCCAGCCGACATTGCCGGCCCCGGCGGCAAGTCGCGCAAGGGCCGCGGCAATGGCGGCCAGCGCAACGGCGGTCAACGCCCGCAACGGCCGCAGGGCCAGGGTGCGCGCGGCGCGCAGGGGCAGCGCCCGGCAGCCGGCCGAACTGACGGCGAAATCGTTGATCGCGGCTTCTCCGACCGTCCGCAAAAGCGGCAGGAACGCCGGCAGGATGCGACGGCGAATGAGGGCGCGCCGAACCGGCACGCCCCTGGCCGCCCCGCCCAAAAACATGGCGACCCGCGCAACCGCAACCACGGCGGCGGCCGCAACGGCCAGAACAACGGCGGTCGCAACGGTCAGTCGCGCAAGCCGAACGGCCAGCGGCGCGAGCAGGCGTAA
- a CDS encoding DMT family transporter, producing the protein MSPDRLAPALFVLLWSTGWVAAKFGKTYSDPLTFLSVRYATAAVLFVVLCQCSGVRWPRDRSTIVHAIISGAFLHGFYLAAVWWAVGAGVPAALSGIIAALQPLMTALAAPYFIGEKLSLVQKAGLLLGFGGVAVAVLPKLIGVDHGEIQTVALVINVLGMVSVTYGTIYQKQHLHSGDIRAIATLQYIGALVVTFPLAFLFEPLQVQLSWGFAAVLAWSVLANSMGAILLLLYLLRRGQVSRAASLIYLVPPLAALEAAIAFGEELTAPMILGTAIVVVGVYLANRKDARTVPAE; encoded by the coding sequence ATGTCCCCCGATCGCCTGGCTCCGGCCTTGTTCGTCCTGCTCTGGTCCACGGGGTGGGTGGCGGCCAAGTTCGGTAAGACATACTCGGATCCCCTGACCTTCCTGAGCGTTCGCTATGCGACAGCGGCGGTTTTGTTTGTCGTGCTATGCCAATGCTCTGGCGTTCGCTGGCCGCGTGACCGGTCGACGATAGTCCATGCGATCATTTCCGGCGCGTTTCTGCATGGCTTCTATCTGGCTGCGGTTTGGTGGGCTGTCGGGGCGGGCGTTCCGGCGGCATTGTCCGGCATCATTGCTGCGCTCCAGCCACTCATGACGGCGCTGGCGGCGCCCTATTTCATCGGTGAGAAGCTTTCGCTAGTGCAGAAGGCGGGGCTACTGCTCGGCTTTGGAGGTGTCGCCGTCGCTGTGCTGCCGAAGCTCATCGGTGTGGACCACGGCGAAATTCAGACTGTTGCGCTGGTCATCAACGTATTGGGGATGGTTTCCGTCACCTACGGAACGATCTATCAGAAGCAGCATCTGCATAGCGGCGACATTCGCGCAATCGCCACCCTGCAATACATTGGTGCGCTGGTCGTCACATTTCCGCTCGCCTTTCTGTTTGAGCCGTTGCAGGTTCAATTGTCCTGGGGCTTTGCGGCCGTTCTTGCCTGGTCGGTCCTCGCCAATTCCATGGGCGCGATCCTGTTGCTGCTCTATCTCTTGCGCCGCGGTCAGGTGTCGCGCGCAGCTTCGCTGATCTACCTCGTCCCGCCGTTGGCGGCGTTAGAGGCAGCAATTGCCTTCGGTGAGGAACTGACGGCGCCGATGATCCTCGGAACAGCGATTGTTGTCGTCGGGGTCTATCTCGCCAATCGCAAGGACGCGCGGACAGTACCGGCGGAGTAA
- the araD gene encoding L-arabinonate dehydratase has protein sequence MKKKAEWPRRLRSQEWFGGTSRDVIYHRGWLKNQGYPHDLFDGRPVIGILNTWSDLTPCNGHLGELVEKVKAGVWEAGGFPVEVPVFSASENTFRPTAMMFRNLAALAVEEAIRGQPIDGCVLMVGCDKTTPSLIMGAASCDLPSIVVTGGPMLNGYFRGERVGSGTHLWKFSEMVKAGEMTQAEFLEAEASMSRSSGTCNTMGTASTMASMAEALGMALSGNAAIPAVDSRRKVMAQLTGRRIVQMVKDDLKPSDVMTKQAFENAIRTNAAIGGSTNAVIHLLAMAGRVGIDLTLDDWDRCGRDVPTIVNLMPSGKYLMEEFFYAGGLPVVLKRLGEAGLLHKDAITVSGETIWDEVKDVVNWNEDVILPAEKALTSSGGIVVLRGNLAPKGAVLKPSAASPHLMVHRGRAVVFEDIDDYKARINDDNLDIDETCVMVMKNCGPKGYPGMAEVGNMGLPPKVLKKGITDMVRISDARMSGTAYGTVVLHTSPEAAVGGPLAVVKNGDMIELDVPNRRLHLDISEEELARRLAEWKPSHEQAASGYAWLHQQHVEGADTGADLDFLKGCRGNAVGRDSH, from the coding sequence ATGAAGAAGAAAGCGGAATGGCCGCGTAGGCTGAGATCACAGGAATGGTTCGGCGGCACGAGCCGGGATGTGATCTATCACCGCGGCTGGCTGAAGAACCAGGGGTATCCTCACGATCTGTTCGACGGGCGCCCGGTGATCGGCATCCTCAACACCTGGTCGGATCTGACGCCGTGCAACGGCCATCTGGGCGAGCTCGTCGAGAAGGTGAAGGCGGGTGTTTGGGAGGCCGGCGGCTTCCCCGTCGAGGTGCCGGTGTTTTCCGCCTCCGAAAACACCTTCCGCCCGACCGCGATGATGTTCCGCAATCTTGCCGCGCTGGCGGTGGAGGAGGCGATCCGCGGCCAGCCCATCGACGGCTGCGTGCTGATGGTCGGCTGCGACAAGACCACGCCGTCGCTGATCATGGGCGCTGCCTCCTGCGACCTGCCTTCGATCGTCGTCACCGGCGGGCCGATGCTGAACGGCTATTTCCGCGGTGAGCGCGTCGGCTCGGGCACGCATCTGTGGAAGTTCTCCGAAATGGTGAAGGCCGGCGAGATGACGCAGGCCGAGTTCCTCGAGGCGGAGGCCTCGATGAGCCGTTCCTCGGGCACGTGCAACACGATGGGCACCGCCTCCACCATGGCCTCCATGGCCGAGGCGCTGGGCATGGCGCTTTCCGGAAACGCCGCTATTCCCGCGGTCGATTCCCGGCGCAAGGTTATGGCGCAGCTCACCGGCCGGCGGATCGTGCAGATGGTCAAGGACGACCTGAAGCCCTCCGACGTCATGACGAAGCAGGCCTTCGAGAACGCCATCCGCACCAACGCGGCGATCGGCGGATCGACTAACGCCGTCATCCACCTGCTGGCCATGGCCGGCCGCGTCGGCATCGACCTGACGCTTGATGATTGGGACCGCTGCGGCCGCGACGTGCCGACCATCGTCAACCTGATGCCGTCGGGCAAGTACCTGATGGAGGAATTCTTCTATGCCGGTGGCCTGCCGGTGGTGCTGAAGCGCCTCGGCGAAGCAGGCCTTCTGCACAAGGATGCGATCACGGTATCCGGGGAAACCATCTGGGACGAGGTCAAGGACGTCGTCAACTGGAACGAGGATGTCATCCTACCCGCCGAAAAGGCGCTGACCTCTTCGGGCGGCATCGTCGTGCTGCGCGGCAACCTCGCGCCGAAGGGTGCGGTGCTGAAGCCATCGGCCGCTTCGCCGCATCTGATGGTGCATCGGGGCAGGGCGGTCGTGTTCGAGGACATCGACGACTACAAGGCCAGGATTAACGACGACAATCTGGACATCGACGAAACCTGCGTCATGGTCATGAAGAACTGCGGGCCGAAGGGTTATCCAGGCATGGCCGAGGTGGGCAACATGGGGCTGCCGCCCAAGGTGCTGAAGAAGGGCATCACCGATATGGTGCGCATTTCCGACGCCCGCATGTCCGGCACGGCCTACGGCACCGTCGTGCTGCACACCTCACCGGAAGCGGCGGTCGGCGGGCCGCTTGCGGTCGTGAAGAACGGCGACATGATCGAGCTCGACGTACCCAACCGTCGTCTGCATCTCGACATTTCCGAGGAGGAACTGGCGCGGCGGCTCGCCGAATGGAAGCCGAGCCATGAACAGGCGGCTTCCGGCTATGCCTGGCTACACCAGCAGCACGTCGAAGGAGCCGACACTGGCGCCGACCTCGACTTCCTGAAGGGATGCCGCGGCAACGCCGTCGGCAGGGACAGCCACTAG
- a CDS encoding aldehyde dehydrogenase family protein: MTIHQNLIAGEWVGTDAVKNINPSNTNDVVGEYARASADDAKAAIAAAKAAFPAWSRSGILERHAILKKTADEILARKDELGTLLAREEGKTLPEAIGETIRAGQIFEFFAGECLRLAGEVLPSVRPNIGVEITREPVGVVGIITPWNFPIAIPAWKIAPALCYGNTVVFKPADLVPGCAWAIVDILHRAGLPKGVLNLVMGKGSVVGQAMLDSPDVHAITFTGSTGTGKRVAAASIEHNRKFQLEMGGKNPFVVLDDADLTVAVEAAANSGFFSTGQRCTASSRLIVTEGIHDKFVAALTAKLKTLVVDDALKTGTHIGPVVDGTQLKQDTDYIEIGKGEGAKLAFGGDLLKRDNPGFYLQPALFTEATNEMRISREEIFGPVVSVIRVRNYEEALATANDTPFGLSSGIATTSLKHATHFKRNSEAGMVMVNLPTAGVDFHVPFGGRKGSSYGPREQGKYANEFYTTVKTAYTLA; the protein is encoded by the coding sequence ATGACCATCCACCAGAACCTGATCGCCGGCGAATGGGTCGGCACGGACGCGGTGAAGAACATCAACCCGTCGAACACCAACGACGTGGTGGGCGAATATGCCCGTGCTTCCGCTGATGATGCGAAGGCGGCGATTGCGGCTGCCAAGGCTGCATTTCCGGCCTGGTCGCGCTCCGGTATCTTGGAGCGCCACGCGATCCTGAAAAAGACCGCCGACGAGATTCTGGCGCGCAAGGACGAACTTGGAACGCTGCTCGCGCGGGAAGAGGGCAAGACGCTGCCGGAAGCAATCGGCGAGACGATCCGCGCCGGCCAGATCTTCGAGTTCTTCGCTGGTGAATGTCTGCGCCTTGCCGGCGAAGTGCTGCCGTCGGTGCGTCCGAACATCGGCGTCGAGATCACGCGCGAACCGGTCGGGGTCGTTGGCATCATCACGCCCTGGAATTTCCCGATCGCCATTCCCGCCTGGAAGATTGCGCCGGCCCTTTGCTACGGCAACACCGTCGTCTTCAAGCCGGCGGATCTGGTGCCGGGCTGCGCCTGGGCGATCGTCGACATTCTCCACCGGGCCGGCCTGCCCAAGGGGGTGCTGAACCTCGTCATGGGCAAGGGCTCGGTCGTCGGGCAGGCAATGCTCGACAGCCCGGACGTGCACGCGATTACCTTCACCGGCTCGACGGGGACGGGAAAACGCGTGGCAGCCGCATCCATCGAGCATAATCGCAAGTTCCAGCTGGAGATGGGCGGCAAGAACCCGTTCGTCGTGCTCGACGATGCCGATCTTACCGTGGCCGTCGAGGCCGCCGCCAATTCCGGCTTCTTCTCCACCGGCCAGCGCTGTACCGCCTCGTCGCGCCTGATCGTCACGGAGGGCATCCACGACAAGTTCGTGGCGGCGTTGACGGCAAAGCTGAAGACACTGGTCGTCGACGACGCGCTCAAGACCGGCACGCATATCGGTCCGGTCGTCGACGGAACGCAGCTGAAGCAGGACACCGACTATATCGAGATCGGCAAGGGAGAGGGCGCGAAGCTCGCCTTTGGCGGTGATCTCTTGAAGCGCGACAATCCGGGCTTCTACCTGCAGCCGGCTCTCTTCACCGAGGCCACGAACGAGATGCGCATCAGCCGCGAGGAGATCTTCGGTCCGGTGGTTTCCGTCATCCGGGTCAGGAATTACGAGGAGGCGCTGGCCACCGCCAATGACACGCCGTTCGGTCTCTCCTCCGGCATTGCCACGACCAGCCTGAAGCATGCGACCCACTTCAAGCGCAATTCCGAGGCGGGGATGGTGATGGTGAACCTGCCGACGGCGGGCGTCGACTTCCACGTGCCTTTCGGCGGCCGCAAGGGTTCCTCCTACGGCCCGCGCGAGCAGGGCAAGTATGCCAACGAGTTCTACACCACGGTCAAGACCGCCTACACGCTGGCATGA
- the araD1 gene encoding AraD1 family protein: MLVSQLKNADGSITVVVREEGEAARAVKGAASLHALAMEAADGGKSLKAVIEAHGFGDTVDLEKAYAEGRLLSPITHPDPAHLHLTGTGLTHLGSAATRDAMHKKTSEAAAETLTDSMKMFKMGLEGGKPKPGEKGVQPEWFYKGNGTQAVAPGAALTSPSFAEDGGEEPEMAGIYVISSEGIPFRIGFAVANEFSDHVTERVNYLWLAHSKLRQASFGPEIRVGNAPEDIRGTSRILRDGKVLWEKPFLSGEANMSHTFANLEYHHFKYGLFRQPGEVHVHMFGTATLSFGEGIRTQEGDVFEIGADGFGLPLRNPLAIAKEETIEIRQL; the protein is encoded by the coding sequence ATGCTGGTATCGCAGTTGAAGAATGCCGATGGCTCGATCACCGTCGTCGTGCGCGAGGAGGGGGAGGCAGCTCGCGCGGTCAAGGGCGCTGCGAGCCTTCACGCGCTTGCCATGGAAGCAGCCGACGGCGGCAAGAGCCTCAAGGCTGTCATCGAGGCGCATGGCTTCGGGGACACTGTTGACCTCGAGAAGGCCTATGCCGAAGGTCGCCTGCTGTCGCCGATCACCCATCCCGATCCGGCCCACCTGCACTTGACCGGCACGGGCCTGACCCATCTGGGCTCGGCCGCCACGCGCGACGCCATGCACAAGAAGACCAGCGAAGCGGCAGCGGAAACGCTCACCGACTCGATGAAGATGTTCAAGATGGGGCTTGAAGGCGGAAAGCCGAAGCCTGGTGAGAAGGGCGTGCAGCCCGAGTGGTTCTACAAGGGTAACGGCACGCAGGCAGTTGCGCCGGGTGCGGCCCTGACCTCGCCCTCCTTTGCCGAGGACGGTGGCGAGGAGCCGGAAATGGCTGGCATCTACGTGATTTCCTCCGAGGGTATCCCGTTCCGCATCGGCTTTGCCGTGGCCAACGAATTCTCCGACCACGTGACCGAACGGGTCAACTATCTCTGGCTTGCCCATTCGAAACTGCGTCAGGCGAGCTTCGGCCCGGAGATTCGCGTCGGCAACGCGCCAGAGGACATCCGTGGCACTTCGCGCATTCTGCGCGACGGCAAGGTGCTGTGGGAAAAGCCGTTCCTGTCGGGAGAGGCGAACATGTCGCACACCTTCGCAAACCTCGAATACCACCACTTCAAGTACGGCCTGTTTCGCCAGCCGGGTGAGGTTCACGTGCATATGTTCGGCACGGCGACGCTCTCGTTCGGCGAAGGCATTCGCACGCAGGAAGGCGATGTCTTCGAGATTGGCGCCGACGGCTTTGGCCTGCCGCTACGCAACCCCTTGGCAATTGCCAAGGAAGAGACGATCGAAATTCGGCAGTTGTAA
- the mmsB gene encoding multiple monosaccharide ABC transporter permease — MVADTSALTTKPSIGDYLKNNIREYGLLIALVVIMLLFQILTGGVLFKPVNLTNLVLQNSFIVIMALGMLLIIVAGHIDLSVGSIVAFIGGISAMMLAKWGWHFALVVPLCLIIAAAMGAAQGYWVAYQKIPAFIVTLAGMLVYRGLTYLVLQGRPIGPFPKDFQMLSTGFLPDFLGFLGPISFSTPWIQFQQFLIDPRTWQVNWPEPQFVMATWTVNNVFALAIVLLAVGLMIYRGFRARRLNELHHTENEPFGFFLAQMIITSVVAIALGFQLASYRGLPNVLVLMALLIVLYSFLTTRSTIGRRIYAMGGNEKAAKLSGIDTERLTFYTFVNMGALAGLAGMIIAARLNSATPKAGLGIELDVIAACFIGGASASGGVGKITGAVIGAFIMGVMNNGMSIMGLGIDYQQLIKGLVLLAAVFFDVYNKNKG, encoded by the coding sequence ATGGTCGCCGATACCAGCGCACTCACCACCAAACCGTCCATCGGGGACTATCTAAAGAACAACATCCGCGAGTACGGTCTGTTGATTGCCCTTGTGGTGATCATGCTGCTCTTCCAGATTTTAACCGGCGGCGTGTTGTTCAAACCCGTGAACCTTACCAACCTGGTGCTGCAGAACTCGTTCATCGTCATCATGGCGCTGGGCATGTTGCTGATCATCGTGGCCGGTCATATCGACCTTTCCGTCGGCTCGATCGTCGCCTTTATCGGCGGTATCTCGGCGATGATGCTTGCCAAGTGGGGCTGGCATTTCGCTCTCGTCGTGCCGTTGTGCCTGATCATAGCGGCGGCGATGGGAGCAGCACAGGGCTATTGGGTCGCCTACCAGAAAATTCCTGCTTTCATCGTCACGCTCGCCGGTATGCTGGTGTATCGCGGTCTTACCTATCTCGTGCTTCAGGGGCGTCCGATTGGTCCATTCCCGAAGGACTTCCAGATGCTTTCGACGGGCTTCTTGCCTGATTTTCTTGGCTTCCTCGGGCCGATTTCGTTCAGCACACCGTGGATCCAGTTCCAACAATTCCTGATCGATCCACGCACTTGGCAGGTCAACTGGCCGGAGCCGCAGTTTGTGATGGCGACTTGGACAGTCAACAATGTCTTTGCCCTTGCTATCGTACTGCTGGCGGTAGGCCTCATGATCTATCGTGGCTTCCGGGCCCGCCGGTTGAACGAGCTGCATCATACCGAGAACGAGCCGTTCGGCTTCTTCCTTGCGCAAATGATTATCACGAGCGTCGTCGCCATCGCGCTCGGCTTCCAGCTTGCGAGCTATCGCGGCCTGCCGAACGTCCTCGTGCTGATGGCCCTCCTGATCGTCCTCTATAGCTTTCTCACCACGCGTTCGACGATTGGCCGCCGCATCTACGCGATGGGCGGCAACGAGAAAGCGGCGAAGCTTTCGGGCATCGATACGGAACGGCTGACCTTCTACACCTTCGTCAACATGGGTGCCCTTGCTGGCCTCGCCGGCATGATTATCGCTGCACGGCTCAACTCGGCTACGCCGAAGGCCGGCCTGGGCATAGAACTCGACGTGATCGCGGCCTGTTTTATCGGCGGAGCGTCGGCCTCCGGTGGCGTCGGTAAGATCACCGGCGCGGTGATCGGCGCATTCATCATGGGTGTCATGAACAACGGCATGTCGATCATGGGACTTGGCATCGACTACCAGCAGCTTATCAAGGGGCTCGTGCTCCTCGCAGCTGTGTTCTTCGACGTCTACAACAAGAACAAGGGCTGA